The nucleotide window AAAGATTGATAAAAATTACTTAGAATATAAGATTATGATAAAAATTACTTAGGATAAAATTATTGCTGATTTTTCAATTAAACAAATGGACTGGGCGGGATTTGAACCCGCGGCCTCTGCCTTGCGAAGGCAACGCTCTCCCGCCTGAGCTACCAGCCCCAATTAATACAGATTAATGGAATAATTATTATATTCATTTAAATCTTATTTAATGACATTTAAATAATCTCTTAAATATTAAAAGTAGTAAATATTTATATACAATATTATACTAACTGGAATATTCAATCAAAAATACACTTATTTCAAATGGTAATAGGGAGTAGCAGCTGCCATGGGCTCTAAAAATTCTAAATTCAAGTTGAATAAGTCAGTGATCCTTTTAGTGTTATTCGCCATTTTATCCTTTGTTTTTTTATTTTATATGTCTTTTTCCATGGATGGAACAACAGACTACAACGATTTCCCTGAAATCCATTCTTCTGATCGTATTTTAATTATTGCCCCACATGCTGATGATGAATCTGTAGCAGCAGCAGGATTGATTAAAAGAGCCTTAGAACAAAATGCCACAGTTGAAGTGGTGGTCATGACTGATGGCAGTGCCTCAGACAATAAGAAGGAATTTTCAGATTATCTGAAAAAAATTGAAGATAACAACCGCACTGAAACTTTGCCCAACATAAGGCACATGGAAGTTCTAAATGCTTTAAGTAAAATAGGGCTTAACCAGAGCAACGTTATTTTTCTGGGTTATCCTGATGGCGGTCTTAGATCCATGTGGGAAGATAACTGGGACTCTAAAAACCCTTATCAGAGTAATAACACCTTCAATAAGTTGAATCATTCGATATATAACTTTACTTACCAACCTAATGTTTCTTATTCTGGTGAGAATGTGAATCAGAATTTGGAACATATCATAAATGATTTCCATCCAAACATTATTCTTTATCCAGATAGTGAAGATAAGCACCCTGATCACTGGGCAACTGGTAATTTTGTAAGGTATGCAGCATTGGAAACTAATTATAGTGGTATGAATTACACATACCTTGTTCACAGTGGATCAAATTGGCCTTCTCCTCTTTTATTTACCCCTAAACTGAGCCTGTTACCCCCCTCAAATTTAGATACAAATGAACAGTGGCTAGTATTACCATTGAACCAAACTGAAATTGATATAAAAAAGAACGCGATAGATTCATATCAAAGTCAATTAACTGGCAGCTGCGGATACTTGAAATCTTTTGTCCGATCTAATGAGTTATTTGCCGTTGATCCTCCATTAAAAATAGAAAAAATTAATGTAACAATATATTCTTTAAATGATACCGTTTTATCACCATATACGATTTTAAAAACTAGTGATCAAATTCAAGACAATAAAACAGATGAACTAATCTCTTTTCACAAAGCATACAACTTAATAACATGTGAAAAACTTTTATCTAATCATACAACTGCTTTTTCCTCATCAGAATATTTATGGAAGAATAATTCAAATGCTGCTCAAGAAGACAACGAACCAAAGGTACAGGCTGTTTTACATGATAACCAGAGTGTTTATATAATTATAGAGGATTCAAACACCACGAATAAAGATCTGATTATAAATTACCATTTTCGCATTTACAATGGAAAAAATTTTAAACGAGTGGATGTGATGGGCAAGAATGGGCACGCCCAATACATGTACACTGCCAATAATAGTATTATACCAAATAAATCACCTGAAATAGAGTATGTTGATAATAAAATCGTTTTAAAACTTCCAGTAGATGTCTTTCATGATTTTAATGCAATTATGATGGGTGTTGATATCATGAGGTTCAGAACAAGAGAATAAGATGATTAATTGACATGGAAGAACTGAAGTTCGCAGACCCTTAATTTTATCCAGTTTTTTACAATCTTTAGTTTAGTCCAAAAATTAAAACCATACAGAATATTAAATTTATCTAAAGGATTAAGCTATCTAAATGAAAAAATAGACATCTTAACCTGGGCAAAAAAAATCAACACCCAATAAACCACAAGAAAAATAAAAAGTTCATGATAAAAAAAAGATAGTGGGAGTTTTAATCCACAGCCATTTGCTCAATCTGCTCTTTGGAAAGCTTTAGTATCATGTAGTCCCCAATTTCTGCAATATCATCACTGGAGATCAGGAACTGTTTCCGGTTGAAGGTACCGCCCATGGAAATGATTACGTTGTTAATGAGACATTCTGAAGGGTTAATAACCATGTCCTGAATTTTGCCTATTTCCATACCTTCCTTGGCAAGAACCACTTTTCCCTCCAAATTTTTGAATCTTGATTCTTTGGGAGCAAGATCATCGAGCTTGTCCACTTTGACCTTATTCTCCAGTGCTTCCCCATTAAATTTTAACTGAACATAATCTCCTATAGCCGCTATATCATCCTCTTTAACAGCAAACAATTTTTTACTGAGAGTAGATCCAGTGGATATGAATATCTGTTCAACCAAACATTCTTTTATTGTGACAGCCAGGTCTTCTACTTTCCCTACTTCTTTGGCTTCAATATCGATTACCTTCATTCCAATAAAGTCGCTAACTTTCATTTTGCACCCACCTTGACATAAAAGATCTTTAATATTTTTATTTATCTTAATGATATAAT belongs to uncultured Methanobacterium sp. and includes:
- a CDS encoding PIG-L family deacetylase; the encoded protein is MDGTTDYNDFPEIHSSDRILIIAPHADDESVAAAGLIKRALEQNATVEVVVMTDGSASDNKKEFSDYLKKIEDNNRTETLPNIRHMEVLNALSKIGLNQSNVIFLGYPDGGLRSMWEDNWDSKNPYQSNNTFNKLNHSIYNFTYQPNVSYSGENVNQNLEHIINDFHPNIILYPDSEDKHPDHWATGNFVRYAALETNYSGMNYTYLVHSGSNWPSPLLFTPKLSLLPPSNLDTNEQWLVLPLNQTEIDIKKNAIDSYQSQLTGSCGYLKSFVRSNELFAVDPPLKIEKINVTIYSLNDTVLSPYTILKTSDQIQDNKTDELISFHKAYNLITCEKLLSNHTTAFSSSEYLWKNNSNAAQEDNEPKVQAVLHDNQSVYIIIEDSNTTNKDLIINYHFRIYNGKNFKRVDVMGKNGHAQYMYTANNSIIPNKSPEIEYVDNKIVLKLPVDVFHDFNAIMMGVDIMRFRTRE
- a CDS encoding PRC-barrel domain-containing protein, producing MKVSDFIGMKVIDIEAKEVGKVEDLAVTIKECLVEQIFISTGSTLSKKLFAVKEDDIAAIGDYVQLKFNGEALENKVKVDKLDDLAPKESRFKNLEGKVVLAKEGMEIGKIQDMVINPSECLINNVIISMGGTFNRKQFLISSDDIAEIGDYMILKLSKEQIEQMAVD